ACAGAGCAGAATATATATGTATATATCTACGTCCTAATCATTCGGACTCCTTCCAGTCCCGAGATCAAAATCAAACTGAGCAGCAAGCAAAGCCAACCTCAAGATGTCTCCAGTACCGCTCGTGGCACCCGCCCTGTCCCTAGCCGGCTGGACATTGATTATGGAAATATGGATGTAAGCTATACCCAATGCCATCCCAAACATATCAACAACCTATCTAACCCACTTCCTCAGGTACGCCTACCGCATCCCCGACCTCGAAAAATACAAAGTCGACACCTCGCCGAACATGACCGCCGAATCCATGAAGAAAATCCCGCGTCATCGCCAATGGCCCGCGGACAATTACAACCACTTGCACGAGCAGCCGACCGTCTTTTACGCCACGGCGATGTGCTTGACGCTGTTGGGAGCGCACGACAAGACGACTGTTGGGTTGGCGTGGGCGTATGTTGCGGCGAGAGTGTTGCATTCTTTGATCCAGGCGAGGACGAACGTTATCATGCAGAGGTTCAGCGTGTTTGCGATCAGTGGTGTGGTTTTGGGGAGTTTGGTCGTGAGAGGATTGCTGCGGGCTTTTTAGAGGGCTGGGGCGTTGCAGAGGTTGCTGAAGGATGACTGTTACAGCGCTGGCGGCTGGTGGGAGTGTTTCGTTGCCCTCGTGGCACTGGCTATGGTTCCAGATGACTGTTGTATGCACACGCCATAAGTGGCATCTTCGAAAGGCTCGGTTTGTCCACAAATCTCTGTCTGTGCGAATATAGTCCATCGCCGCCTTCCACTTCTACACAGAAAGATGTCCCATACCCATGCGCCTCCCAATGCAATCCACATCTTCTCGTCCTGATCGTACACCCTCTCAATCCCCATGATGTCTTTTCCAAGCTCTCAAATCTTGTACTCAGCTCCATGGAACGGACTCCAGATCCCTCTCACACTCTCATTCAGACTCTTCACCGGCTTCGTGACCCTCTTCAACTTCTCTCCATTCGCGTCTCTTAGCAACACCGCTTTCTCCACGATCTGTCCTGGCTCCAGATTCCTTACGCAGATCGCCTTCTCGCGACCGTTGATGTATTGGCCTTTGATGACGGGATGTTTGCCGGGGCGAGGGGAAACGGTGACTTCGATCGAGGGGTTTTCGGCGGCGAATTGGGCAAGGCGGTGTTTGATGAAGGCGCTGTGGTGTGTTGTTAGTATCGCAGTCGTGCGAACGTTGGCGCGAGAGATTTTCCATACTTCATGCCTCTACTGCTGCCGGCCCAGTCGCAGTAGTGAAAGTCCAGACGCTTGCATTGGAGGATAAATGCGCCCACGCCATTCTGTGCGATCGTGTCAGTGAGGCTATTATGGCTCCGCAGCATTTACGACAGCATACCTGAGATTTTGCTACCGTCCGTAGCGCTTGAAGAGGCATGATGGCATGTTCTCGCAATGATGTTGCGAACatgaggagatggcggcgtTGTCTTTGACTCTTGGCAGGTGCGGCGGACTCAGCTCCGTGGCACCGACCACATCCACCTCACTCAACTTCGCCATCACGACTTTAATCCCCCGACGAGATATCGACCAAGACATCGCATGAACGCCGCCAAGGTGGCGACTGGGCAGCAGAATCTATGCAAGATGCGAGACCCTCCTGTTCTGTCCACGGGACAAAGGCTGGCTAAATGTGCGAAGCGTCCTCTGCTGTTTGCACGGTTGAAGCCACCGTCCCGCTCTATCATTCACTACCTCAGACTATGAACGACTAGGTGGGATCCGCATGCATTGAAGTCCCGAATCTATCAGCTGAATATTATGAGTGGTGTCGTTGGGGTTGCGGGCGCCCACGTCATCTGTCTCTGGAATGTAACACTCACTCGCGTCCACTCCTGGCTACGCGGTGCCACGATTGCGGTTCAAAAAAGATAAAGTCCTCTCAGGATGTCTCGTCTGCTTCGCGATAACACGACTCGCTCGTCTGCTCGGCCATGCGGCTAATAACAGGCATTGCTTCGTGGACGCTCGCAATAACATGCTGCTGGGCTCAATCAGGTAAGTAAAGCATCAATCGGTTGGGCTGTCTGTGGGAAGACTGACAATTCACAAAGCTCGAGTCGTGACGGTCACTCGGACTGTATCTTCGTACGTGGGACGAGCTTCACGCGCGCGCCGAACTCACATTGTTTCGTAGCGACTGCTCGACCACACACGCGAGGTCAACAATTCCACCGCAAGGATGGATATACACATCCGGGACGACTGTGCCGTTCACATTCAACGCTTCGTACACGTCTGACTTTGGAAATGCCACCGCTGTATCGTCCGTACCCTCAGCGCCATCAACCTCCGCAGAGAGCGCGGTATCAAGCCAGCGCGACACAATCGGCAATATCTTGACCGAGTCCATTGTCTTGACCAACACGGTCGTAACGCCTTCGTCCGATACGCTTCAATCGAGGACAaactccatctcctccgaTTCACCCGGAATAT
This genomic stretch from Zymoseptoria tritici IPO323 chromosome 10, whole genome shotgun sequence harbors:
- a CDS encoding mitochondrial 54S ribosomal protein MRPL51, translated to MPLQALRTVAKSQNGVGAFILQCKRLDFHYCDWAGSSRGMNAFIKHRLAQFAAENPSIEVTVSPRPGKHPVIKGQYINGREKAICVRNLEPGQIVEKAVLLRDANGEKLKRVTKPVKSLNESVRGIWSPFHGAEYKI